In Schistocerca gregaria isolate iqSchGreg1 chromosome 9, iqSchGreg1.2, whole genome shotgun sequence, a single genomic region encodes these proteins:
- the LOC126291442 gene encoding uncharacterized protein LOC126291442, whose amino-acid sequence MHRATHAQSDTCTKQHKHRAAHEQSSNAQSDPCTERHLHRATHVQSDTCTERHLHRGTHAQSDTCKERHMHGATNAQSDTCTERQMHRATNAQSDHCTEQHLQRATHAQSDTCTDRHLHRATLAQSNTCTERHLHRVTLAQRDTCTEGHLHRGTLAQRDTCTEGHLHRGTLAQRDTCTEGHLHRGTLAQRDTCTEGHLHRGTLAQRDTCMEAHLQRGTLAQRDICKE is encoded by the coding sequence ATGCACAGAGCGACACATGCACAGAGCGACACATGCACAAAGCAACACAAGCACAGAGCGGCACATGAACAGAGTTCAAATGCACAGAGCGACCCTTGCACAGAGCGACACTTGCACAGAGCAACACATGTACAGAGCGACACATGCACAGAGCGGCACTTGCACAGAGGGACACATGCACAGAGCGACACATGCAAAGAGCGACACATGCACGGAGCGACAAATGCACAGAGCGACACATGCACAGAGAGACAAATGCACAGAGCGACAAATGCACAGAGTGACCATTGCACAGAGCAACACTTGCAAAGAGCGACACACGCACAGAGCGACACATGCACAGATCGACACTTGCACAGAGCAACACTTGCACAGAGCAACACTTGCACAGAGCGACACTTGCACAGAGTGACACTTGCACAGAGGGACACTTGCACAGAGGGACACTTGCACAGAGGGACACTTGCACAGAGGGACACTTGCACAGAGGGACACTTGCACAGAGGGACACTTGCACAGAGGGACACTTGCACAGAGGGACACTTGCACAGAGGGACACTTGCACAGAGGGACACTTGCACAGAGGGACACTTGCACAGAGGGACACTTGCACAGAGGGACACTTGCATGGAGGCACACCTGCAGAGAGGGACACTTGCACAGCGTGATATTTGCAAGGAGTGA